Proteins encoded within one genomic window of Anas platyrhynchos isolate ZD024472 breed Pekin duck chromosome 28, IASCAAS_PekinDuck_T2T, whole genome shotgun sequence:
- the LOC119714106 gene encoding feather keratin Cos2-3-like translates to MKDQYKEQSSSLLSHPVLSPCPPWEPGASPAQNMSCYNQCLPCRPCGPTPLASSCNEPCVRQCQNSTIVIEPSPVVVTLPGPILSSFPQNTVVGSSTSAAVGSILSCDGVPITSGCCDLSGISSRYCGRRCLPC, encoded by the exons ATGAAGGACCAGTATAAAGAGCAGtccagctccctgctctcccATCCAGTTCTCTCGCCTTGTCCTCCTTGGGAACCAG GTGCATCTCCTGCCCAAAACATGTCCTGCTACAACCAGTGCCTGCCATGCCGGCCCTGTGGCCCGACCCCgctggccagcagctgcaacgagccctgTGTCAGGCAGTGCCAGAACTCCACCATCGTCATTGAGCCCTCTCCCGTGGTGGtgaccctgcccggccccatcctcagctccttcccgcaGAACACCGTTGTGGGATCCTCCACCTCTGCTGCCgttggcagcatcctcagctgtgATGGAGTCCCCATCACCTCCGGCTGCTGTGACCTCTCTGGCATTTCCAGCCGCTACTGTGGCAGAAGGTGCCTGCCCTGCTAA